Proteins from one Bradyrhizobium roseum genomic window:
- a CDS encoding PilZ domain-containing protein: MQEKRKYPRTEIDEPGFVSSGGSVMSCMIRNISPEGAAIDVDNPAFVPQRFRLVMAKDRSVVHECRVAWIQKSRIGLTFVQTADAPESPPAS, translated from the coding sequence ATGCAAGAAAAGCGAAAATATCCGCGAACGGAAATTGACGAGCCCGGCTTTGTCTCGTCGGGCGGTTCCGTCATGTCCTGCATGATCCGGAATATTTCACCTGAAGGCGCGGCGATCGACGTCGACAATCCGGCCTTTGTTCCGCAGCGCTTCCGCCTGGTCATGGCCAAAGACCGTTCTGTCGTGCACGAGTGCCGGGTCGCCTGGATCCAGAAAAGTCGTATTGGCTTGACCTTCGTGCAGACCGCGGATGCGCCCGAGAGCCCGCCGGCATCATAA
- a CDS encoding Bug family tripartite tricarboxylate transporter substrate binding protein translates to MVAALRVVFAAAWLLSGVVPSAAENYPARPVRVVVGFPAGGPTDAIARIVAQKLTDNLGQQFFVENIGGAGGNTAAGQVARVTPDGYTIMAISTGFVVNPSLYAKVPYDPVKDFAPVTLVAASPNIVVVNPQVPARTLPELVQLIRDNPGKYSFAGPGVGSTPHLGGELFRLAFKLDLVHVPFTGAGPAVQATVGGHTPIAFTALPSSLSAVQSGQLRALGLASAERSASLPDVPTYTEQGVKDQDADTLTGIVAPAGTPKEIVDLLYREIAKIVAQPEVKERLTVLGFKPVANTPEQYGARIALEIDKWGKVVRDAKLRIE, encoded by the coding sequence GTGGTCGCAGCTTTGCGCGTGGTCTTCGCAGCGGCATGGCTGCTGTCCGGTGTGGTGCCGTCGGCGGCGGAAAACTACCCCGCCCGGCCGGTGCGTGTCGTGGTCGGGTTCCCCGCCGGCGGACCGACCGACGCCATCGCCCGCATCGTCGCCCAGAAGCTGACCGATAATCTCGGACAACAATTCTTTGTCGAAAACATCGGCGGGGCCGGCGGCAACACCGCGGCCGGCCAGGTCGCGCGCGTGACGCCCGACGGTTACACGATCATGGCGATCAGCACCGGCTTCGTCGTCAACCCCAGCCTCTACGCCAAGGTGCCGTACGATCCGGTCAAGGATTTCGCGCCGGTGACGCTGGTGGCGGCTTCGCCGAATATCGTGGTGGTGAATCCGCAAGTGCCGGCCAGGACGCTGCCGGAGCTGGTCCAGCTGATCAGGGACAACCCCGGCAAATACAGCTTTGCCGGCCCGGGGGTTGGATCGACGCCGCATCTGGGCGGCGAGCTGTTCCGCCTCGCCTTCAAACTCGATCTGGTGCACGTGCCTTTCACGGGCGCCGGGCCGGCGGTCCAGGCCACGGTCGGCGGCCACACGCCGATCGCATTCACCGCCCTGCCATCTTCCCTTTCGGCCGTGCAGAGCGGGCAACTGCGTGCCCTCGGCCTGGCGTCGGCGGAACGATCCGCCAGCCTGCCCGATGTGCCGACCTATACCGAACAGGGCGTGAAGGACCAGGACGCCGACACGCTGACGGGCATCGTCGCGCCTGCCGGAACGCCGAAGGAAATCGTCGATCTGCTCTATCGCGAGATCGCCAAAATCGTTGCCCAGCCGGAAGTGAAGGAGCGTCTCACCGTTCTCGGCTTCAAACCGGTGGCCAACACGCCGGAACAATACGGCGCGCGTATCGCGCTGGAGATCGACAAGTGGGGCAAGGTCGTGCGCGACGCCAAGCTGCGGATCGAGTGA
- a CDS encoding DsbA family protein encodes MPDIAIGSPDAPVTITEYSSMSCPHCAAFAQNVFPMLRSKYIDTGKVRFVFREFPLDIKAAAASILARCIGNGDPEKYLGAVELLFKLQDRLMAQTKDTLLYVGRQNGMSEQDVTTCEQDQSQFDKLTADQQYAVQQLKVTSTPTFFLNGVRLQGSMPFEELEERLLPLLAK; translated from the coding sequence ATGCCGGACATCGCCATCGGCTCGCCGGACGCGCCGGTCACGATCACCGAATATTCGTCGATGAGCTGCCCGCATTGCGCAGCCTTCGCCCAGAATGTATTTCCGATGTTGCGGTCGAAATATATCGACACCGGCAAGGTGCGTTTCGTGTTTCGCGAATTTCCGCTCGACATCAAGGCCGCCGCTGCCTCGATCCTGGCGCGCTGCATCGGCAATGGCGATCCCGAAAAATACCTCGGCGCGGTCGAGCTTCTCTTCAAGCTGCAGGATCGCTTGATGGCGCAGACCAAGGATACGCTGCTCTATGTGGGCAGGCAAAATGGCATGAGCGAACAGGATGTCACGACCTGCGAACAGGACCAGTCGCAGTTCGACAAGTTGACCGCCGACCAGCAATACGCCGTCCAGCAATTGAAGGTCACGTCGACGCCGACCTTCTTTCTCAACGGCGTGAGGTTGCAGGGCTCGATGCCGTTCGAGGAACTGGAAGAGCGGTTGTTGCCGTTGCTCGCGAAATAG
- a CDS encoding helix-turn-helix domain-containing protein, with the protein MLAQTITSPLVPSSQAFRAPRAEPVPAVDQFSVIAACAGVVASEFSYSKDEEIYGDGEPCEYVYQVVRGAVRTYKLLNDGRRQIGAFHLPGDVFGLDAGATHRLTAEAIADTTVRLVKRRSLEAAATSNVQVAHNLWTLTAGGLRHAEDHMLLLGRKTAIEKVATFLLEMDRRLTKAGLMALPMCRRDIGDYLGLTLETVSRALSLLSDEGVLAFSSARQIVLRNRQRLADMDA; encoded by the coding sequence ATGCTCGCCCAGACGATCACCTCCCCACTAGTTCCGTCGTCTCAGGCTTTTCGCGCGCCGCGCGCCGAGCCCGTTCCGGCCGTCGACCAGTTCAGCGTGATCGCAGCCTGCGCGGGAGTCGTGGCCAGCGAGTTCTCCTACAGCAAGGACGAGGAGATCTACGGTGACGGCGAGCCTTGCGAGTATGTCTACCAGGTGGTCCGCGGCGCGGTCCGCACCTACAAGCTCCTCAACGACGGACGGCGTCAGATCGGTGCATTCCATCTGCCCGGCGACGTGTTCGGCCTCGACGCAGGCGCAACCCATCGCCTGACCGCCGAAGCGATCGCCGACACGACTGTTCGCCTCGTGAAACGCCGCAGCCTCGAAGCCGCCGCGACATCGAACGTCCAGGTCGCCCACAACCTCTGGACCTTGACCGCCGGCGGCCTGCGGCACGCCGAAGACCACATGTTGCTTCTGGGTCGCAAGACCGCGATCGAAAAAGTCGCGACCTTCCTGCTGGAAATGGACCGCCGGCTCACCAAGGCAGGCCTGATGGCGCTCCCGATGTGCCGCCGCGACATCGGCGACTATCTCGGCCTGACGCTGGAGACCGTTTCGCGCGCGCTTTCCCTGCTCAGCGACGAGGGCGTTCTGGCATTCTCAAGCGCCCGTCAAATCGTGCTGCGCAACCGCCAGCGGCTGGCGGACATGGACGCCTGA
- a CDS encoding response regulator, translating into MVYVVDDDHDVRTSLHFLLETEGFEVRTFRNGAALLGSSARNSADCLVIDYKMAELDGLELSIRLRRLEVSTPIILITGYPDERIAAKAGSIGVRQVLLKPNLENKLTECVRQAIDSTIPS; encoded by the coding sequence ATGGTTTACGTCGTCGATGACGATCACGACGTGCGCACATCGTTGCATTTTCTGCTGGAAACCGAGGGCTTCGAGGTTCGGACGTTCCGCAACGGGGCCGCATTGCTGGGATCTTCCGCCCGAAACAGCGCCGATTGTCTGGTCATTGATTACAAGATGGCGGAACTCGACGGTCTGGAACTGAGCATCCGGCTGCGGAGGCTGGAGGTTTCGACCCCGATCATCCTGATCACCGGCTATCCGGACGAAAGAATCGCCGCCAAGGCAGGATCGATTGGCGTGCGCCAGGTGCTTTTGAAGCCCAATCTGGAAAACAAGCTGACCGAGTGCGTCCGACAGGCGATCGATTCGACAATTCCGTCCTGA
- the fixJ gene encoding response regulator FixJ: MPSAKVYVIDDDAAMRDSLDFLLGSAGFDVRLFDSAQAFLDELANLQAGCVVTDVRMPGIDGMELLRQLRSGPRKLPVIVMTGHGDVPLAVEAMKLGALDFLEKPFEDDRLIGMIETALAERDSGAKSEALSADMAARVASLTQRERQVMQGLVTGQSNKAIAREYDISPRTVEVYRANVMTKMQADNLSELVRFAIRAGIVED; the protein is encoded by the coding sequence ATGCCGAGCGCTAAAGTCTATGTCATCGACGACGACGCGGCGATGCGCGACTCGCTGGATTTCCTGCTGGGCTCGGCCGGATTCGACGTGCGCCTGTTCGATTCCGCCCAGGCATTCCTCGACGAACTGGCTAACCTGCAAGCCGGCTGTGTCGTCACGGATGTACGCATGCCCGGTATCGACGGCATGGAACTGTTGCGGCAGTTGCGTTCCGGCCCGCGAAAGCTTCCGGTGATCGTCATGACCGGACATGGCGACGTGCCGCTCGCCGTCGAGGCGATGAAGCTCGGCGCGCTCGATTTTCTCGAAAAGCCGTTCGAGGACGACCGGCTGATCGGCATGATCGAGACCGCGCTCGCGGAGCGCGACAGCGGCGCGAAAAGCGAAGCGCTATCGGCCGATATGGCCGCTCGCGTCGCCAGCCTGACCCAGCGCGAACGCCAGGTGATGCAGGGGCTTGTAACGGGCCAGTCGAACAAGGCGATCGCCCGGGAATACGATATCAGCCCCCGCACGGTGGAGGTCTACCGGGCCAACGTGATGACCAAGATGCAGGCCGACAACCTTTCCGAACTGGTACGGTTTGCGATCAGGGCCGGCATCGTCGAAGATTGA
- the fixL gene encoding sensor protein FixL, whose translation MIDPDRPFRNQNPLDQNARSGAEGSGVGAWDLELSTGKLNWSNGARELFGVGQDTSVDYDLFLSLLDPQDRDRTARAIQQSIDTGCNYDAQYRVRRGSDEGHWLRAVGTTINGPDGVPARLGGIVIDINREKRLEDTVRTRERHFRSILDTIPDAMIVIDEHGSMQFFSSAAERQFGYSEAEAIGKNISELMPEPDRSRHDGYIARYLKTGERRIIGIGRIVTGMRRDGTTFPMHLTIGEMSSDGKPFFTGFVRDLTEQQQTQARLQELQSELVHVSRLTAMGEMASALAHELNQPLSAISNYMKGSRRLLASSTDANAPKIEAALDRAAEQAIRAGDIIRRLRDFVARDVSEKRVESLSKMIEEAGALGLSGAREQGVFLRFNLDPAADLVLADRVQIQQVLVNLFRNALEAMAVSPHRELIASNTKATDDMIEIAISDTGSGFAGDAHANLFQPFFTTKETGMGVGLSISRTIIESHGGRMWAETNGAGGATFHFTLPAAAPAKDMTDAER comes from the coding sequence ATGATCGACCCCGACCGCCCCTTTCGAAATCAGAATCCGCTTGACCAGAACGCACGCAGCGGTGCCGAGGGGTCGGGCGTCGGTGCCTGGGATCTCGAGCTGTCGACCGGAAAATTGAACTGGTCCAACGGCGCACGGGAGCTCTTCGGCGTCGGGCAGGACACATCCGTCGACTACGATCTGTTTCTCTCCCTGCTCGATCCGCAGGATCGCGACCGTACGGCACGGGCCATCCAGCAATCGATCGATACCGGGTGCAACTACGACGCTCAGTACCGGGTACGCCGGGGTTCGGACGAAGGGCACTGGCTGCGTGCGGTGGGTACCACCATCAACGGCCCCGACGGCGTCCCCGCCCGGCTCGGCGGCATCGTGATCGACATCAATCGCGAGAAGCGGCTCGAGGACACGGTGAGGACGCGCGAGCGGCACTTTCGCTCGATCCTGGACACCATCCCGGACGCGATGATCGTCATCGACGAGCATGGCAGCATGCAGTTCTTCTCCAGCGCCGCCGAACGGCAGTTCGGCTACTCCGAAGCGGAGGCGATCGGGAAGAACATCAGCGAACTGATGCCGGAGCCGGATCGCAGCCGTCATGACGGCTACATCGCTCGCTATCTGAAGACAGGCGAACGGCGCATCATCGGCATCGGGCGCATCGTCACCGGCATGCGCAGGGACGGCACGACATTTCCGATGCACCTCACCATCGGCGAGATGAGTTCAGACGGAAAACCCTTCTTCACCGGCTTCGTCCGCGATCTCACCGAGCAGCAGCAAACCCAGGCCCGGCTGCAGGAGCTACAGTCCGAACTGGTCCACGTCTCGCGTTTGACCGCTATGGGCGAGATGGCTTCGGCGCTGGCCCACGAACTCAACCAGCCGCTGTCGGCCATCAGCAACTACATGAAGGGATCGCGCCGCCTGCTGGCCAGTTCAACCGATGCCAACGCGCCGAAGATCGAAGCGGCGCTCGATCGCGCCGCCGAGCAGGCGATCCGCGCCGGCGACATCATCCGCCGATTGCGCGACTTCGTCGCCCGCGACGTCTCCGAGAAGCGTGTGGAAAGCCTGTCGAAGATGATCGAGGAAGCCGGCGCGCTCGGGCTCAGCGGCGCCCGCGAGCAGGGCGTGTTTCTGCGCTTCAACCTCGACCCGGCAGCGGACCTCGTGCTGGCCGACAGGGTCCAGATCCAGCAGGTGCTGGTCAACCTGTTCCGCAATGCGCTGGAGGCCATGGCCGTCTCGCCCCACCGCGAGTTGATCGCATCGAACACCAAGGCCACCGACGACATGATCGAAATCGCAATTTCCGACACCGGTAGCGGCTTTGCCGGCGATGCGCATGCGAACCTGTTCCAGCCCTTCTTCACGACCAAGGAAACCGGCATGGGCGTCGGCCTTTCCATCAGCCGCACCATCATCGAATCCCACGGCGGCCGGATGTGGGCTGAAACCAATGGCGCCGGTGGCGCGACCTTTCATTTCACCCTGCCCGCCGCCGCTCCCGCCAAGGATATGACCGATGCCGAGCGCTAA